The proteins below are encoded in one region of Sander lucioperca isolate FBNREF2018 chromosome 11, SLUC_FBN_1.2, whole genome shotgun sequence:
- the si:ch211-201h21.5 gene encoding inosine-uridine preferring nucleoside hydrolase isoform X2: protein MARKQVIIDTDCGIDDAQAIMMALAAPNIQVVGITCVFGNAAVENVCQNVLRVLAVCEREGIPVFRGSGGPLVGASNPVRNPFGTDGLGDVIKDKDPQWELKIQREHAVNAMIRLVTENQKQVSLVALGPLTNLALAVRLDPRFPQKLKDLYIMGGNMEGKGNMTLCAEFNFAMDPESAYIVLEEFLCPTYLASWEYSCRNALTWEFFEELINQDAAAAVFMKMITSKCWAYSKDAMRSKRDVYFGPGFVSYDAYAMAACIDGSVVTERMECPVRVELQGSMSRGMMALDRTNDLKKSHRVFVLTKCDVVKLGQLLMASLRQPKK from the exons ATGGCCAGGAAGCAGGTGATCATCGACACAGACTGCGGCATAGATGATGCTCAGGCTATAATGATGGCCTTAGCAGCACCCAACATCCAGGTTGTGGGCATCACCTGTGTGTTTGGGAACGCAGCAGTTGAGAATGTGTGTCAGAATGTTTTGAGGGTGCTCGCCGTCTGTGAGCGTGAGGGG attCCAGTGTTTCGAGGTTCTGGTGGTCCTCTGGTTGGAGCCAGTAACCCAGTCAGAAACCCCTTTGGAACAGATGGACTCGGGGATGTGATTAAAGACAAAGACCCACAGTGGGAGCTGAAGATCCAGAGAGAGCATGCAGTCAATGCAATGATTAGGCTGGTGACCGAGAACCAGAAGCAG GTCTCCTTGGTGGCCCTTGGCCCACTCACTAATCTGGCATTGGCTGTCCGACTGGATCCACGTTTTCCCCAAAAGCTCAAAGATCTGTACATTATGGGGGGCAACATGGAAG GAAAAGGAAATATGACACTATGTGCAGAGTTTAACTTTGCAATGGATCCAGAGTCTGCCTATATTGTTCTTGAAGAATTCCTCTGCCCTACATACCTGGCATCATGGGAATACTCGTGCAGAAATGCCCTGACATGG GAGTTCTTTGAAGAGTTGATCAATCAGGATGCAGCCGCTGCAGTCTTTATGAAGATGATAACATCGAAATGCTGGGCTTACTCCAAAGATGCTATGAGGAGCAAGAGAGACGTGTACTTTGGACCTGGCTTCGTCTCTTACGATGCCTATGCAATGGCCGCCTGTATTGACGGCAGTGTGGTAACAGAGAGGATGGAGTGTCCTGTCCGCGTGGAGCTGCAGGGTTCCATGTCTCGTGGCATGATGGCACTGGATCGCACAAATGACCTGAAGAAGAGCCACAGGGTATTTGTTCTGACTAAGTGTGATGTTGTCAAGCTTGGTCAGTTACTCATGGCGTCTCTTAGACAACCTAAGAAGTAA
- the LOC116058901 gene encoding basic immunoglobulin-like variable motif-containing protein isoform X2 has translation MPNTSEGQGANLSGPAEPSELQRPTDGEEERGLISSLARDAARVRRASSAELHLPWTCPVTHSREKFYTVCSDYALLNQAASVYCPPNAARDVVPNKQDEGPSPVKPKHTADFCAGQSGGAHVGSDGDCDMVEGSSGHTKPILAWEIDTTDFNAVLTRKIRTSNVKKCSTKKMKSSDRPSRNLQDVPPHASLDEIKDRKVLDLRRWYCISRPQYKTSCGISSLVSCWNFLYSTLGAGSLPPISQEEALHILGFQPPFEEIKFGPFTGNATLMRWFRQINDNFRVRGCSYILYKPHGKNKTAGETAEGALMKLTQGLNDESMAYIYHCQNHYFCPVGFEATPLKAAKAYRGPLPANEMEHWILIGEPSRKHPAIHCKKWQDIVTDLNTQNPEYLDIRHTERGIQRRKTKKVGGNLHCIMAFQRVNWQKLGPWALNLENLRHDFHYHGTERAHGSVAEEAEERAASKRLAFLGRSHSMGSQKDSSWKRLSNATEYRQRSSPDSDLEEDITD, from the exons ATGCCTAATACGTCAGAAGGTCAAGGAGCAAACCTATCTGGGCCAGCGGAACCGTCGGAGCTGCAAAGGCCCACTGATGGGGAGGAGGAACGCGGTCTGATCAGCTCCCTTGCCCGGGACGCTGCAAGAGTCAGGAGGGCTTCGAGTGCAGAACTCCACTTGCCGTGGACCTGCCCGGTCACACACTCCCGTGAGAAGTTCTACACCGTCTGCTCAGATTATGCTCTTCTCAACCAGGCTGCCTCAGTGTACTGTCCCCCAAATGCAGCCAGGGATGTTGTCCCGAACAAGCAGGATGAGGGGCCGTCACCTGTGAAGCCCAAACACACCGCTGACTTCTGCGCTGGCCAGTCTGGAGGGGCCCATGTGGGATCAGATGGGGACTGTGACATGGTGGAAGGGTCCTCTGGCCACACTAAACCTATCTTGGCCTGGGAGATTGATACCACAGACTTCAACGCTGTGCTCACTAGAAAAATAAGAACAA GCAATGTGAAGAAATGCAGCACCAAGAAGATGAAGTCATCAGACCGACCCAGCCGGAATCTGCAGGACGTCCCTCCTCACGCCTCGCTGGACGAGATCAAAGACAGAAAAGTCCTCGACCTCAGAAGATG GTACTGCATCAGTCGGCCACAGTACAAGACTTCATGTGGAATCTCTTCCCTGGTTTCCTGCTGGAACTTCTTGTACAGCACTCTGGGTGCAGGGAG TCTACCACCCATCTCTCAGGAGGAGGCTCTGCATATTCTGGGTTTTCAGCCGCCTTTTGAGGAAATCAAGTTTGGCCCTTTCACTGGCAATGCTACACTCATGCG GTGGTTCAGACAAATCAATGACAATTTCCGGGTGCGAGGTTGCTCCTACattctgtacaaaccacatGGAAAAAACAAGACAGCAGGAGAGACGG ctgaagGAGCGTTGATGAAACTGACGCAAGGGCTGAACGACGAGTCCATGGCCTACATCTACCACTGCCAGAACCACTACTTCTGCCCGGTGGGCTTTGAAGCTACGCCACTCAAAGCAGCAAAGGCTTACAG GGGCCCTCTCCCCGCAAACGAAATGGAGCACTGGATCCTTATTGGCGAGCCCAGCAGGAAACACCCAGCTATTCACTGTAAAAA ATGGCAGGACATTGTGACGGACCTCAACACACAGAATCCAGAATACCTGGACATTCGTCACACAGAGAGGGGGATCCAGCGCCGCAAAACCAAAAAG GTGGGCGGCAACCTGCACTGCATCATGGCCTTCCAGAGGGTGAACTGGCAGAAGCTCGGCCCCTGGGCTCTGAACCTGGAGAACCTACGCCACGACTTCCACTACCACGGCACGGAGCGGGCGCACGGAAGCGTCGCTGAGGAAGCCGAGGAGAGAGCGGCATCCAAGCGCCTGGCCTTCCTGGGACGCTCGCACAGTATGGGCAGTCAGAAAGACAGCAGCTGGAAACGCCTGTCCAACGCTACAGAGTACAGACAGAGGAGCTCCCCTGACAGCGATCTCGAAGAAGACATCACGGACTGA
- the si:ch211-201h21.5 gene encoding inosine-uridine preferring nucleoside hydrolase isoform X1 — MILHFKPITGATDFPSKKVNMARKQVIIDTDCGIDDAQAIMMALAAPNIQVVGITCVFGNAAVENVCQNVLRVLAVCEREGIPVFRGSGGPLVGASNPVRNPFGTDGLGDVIKDKDPQWELKIQREHAVNAMIRLVTENQKQVSLVALGPLTNLALAVRLDPRFPQKLKDLYIMGGNMEGKGNMTLCAEFNFAMDPESAYIVLEEFLCPTYLASWEYSCRNALTWEFFEELINQDAAAAVFMKMITSKCWAYSKDAMRSKRDVYFGPGFVSYDAYAMAACIDGSVVTERMECPVRVELQGSMSRGMMALDRTNDLKKSHRVFVLTKCDVVKLGQLLMASLRQPKK, encoded by the exons ATGATCCTacattttaaaccaatcacaggaGCGACTGACTTTCCATCAAAGAAG GTGAACATGGCCAGGAAGCAGGTGATCATCGACACAGACTGCGGCATAGATGATGCTCAGGCTATAATGATGGCCTTAGCAGCACCCAACATCCAGGTTGTGGGCATCACCTGTGTGTTTGGGAACGCAGCAGTTGAGAATGTGTGTCAGAATGTTTTGAGGGTGCTCGCCGTCTGTGAGCGTGAGGGG attCCAGTGTTTCGAGGTTCTGGTGGTCCTCTGGTTGGAGCCAGTAACCCAGTCAGAAACCCCTTTGGAACAGATGGACTCGGGGATGTGATTAAAGACAAAGACCCACAGTGGGAGCTGAAGATCCAGAGAGAGCATGCAGTCAATGCAATGATTAGGCTGGTGACCGAGAACCAGAAGCAG GTCTCCTTGGTGGCCCTTGGCCCACTCACTAATCTGGCATTGGCTGTCCGACTGGATCCACGTTTTCCCCAAAAGCTCAAAGATCTGTACATTATGGGGGGCAACATGGAAG GAAAAGGAAATATGACACTATGTGCAGAGTTTAACTTTGCAATGGATCCAGAGTCTGCCTATATTGTTCTTGAAGAATTCCTCTGCCCTACATACCTGGCATCATGGGAATACTCGTGCAGAAATGCCCTGACATGG GAGTTCTTTGAAGAGTTGATCAATCAGGATGCAGCCGCTGCAGTCTTTATGAAGATGATAACATCGAAATGCTGGGCTTACTCCAAAGATGCTATGAGGAGCAAGAGAGACGTGTACTTTGGACCTGGCTTCGTCTCTTACGATGCCTATGCAATGGCCGCCTGTATTGACGGCAGTGTGGTAACAGAGAGGATGGAGTGTCCTGTCCGCGTGGAGCTGCAGGGTTCCATGTCTCGTGGCATGATGGCACTGGATCGCACAAATGACCTGAAGAAGAGCCACAGGGTATTTGTTCTGACTAAGTGTGATGTTGTCAAGCTTGGTCAGTTACTCATGGCGTCTCTTAGACAACCTAAGAAGTAA
- the LOC116058901 gene encoding basic immunoglobulin-like variable motif-containing protein isoform X1, producing the protein MVQSFKPAREEDTEKTAITSTSQSASANSAIGHRSGCPMPNTSEGQGANLSGPAEPSELQRPTDGEEERGLISSLARDAARVRRASSAELHLPWTCPVTHSREKFYTVCSDYALLNQAASVYCPPNAARDVVPNKQDEGPSPVKPKHTADFCAGQSGGAHVGSDGDCDMVEGSSGHTKPILAWEIDTTDFNAVLTRKIRTSNVKKCSTKKMKSSDRPSRNLQDVPPHASLDEIKDRKVLDLRRWYCISRPQYKTSCGISSLVSCWNFLYSTLGAGSLPPISQEEALHILGFQPPFEEIKFGPFTGNATLMRWFRQINDNFRVRGCSYILYKPHGKNKTAGETAEGALMKLTQGLNDESMAYIYHCQNHYFCPVGFEATPLKAAKAYRGPLPANEMEHWILIGEPSRKHPAIHCKKWQDIVTDLNTQNPEYLDIRHTERGIQRRKTKKVGGNLHCIMAFQRVNWQKLGPWALNLENLRHDFHYHGTERAHGSVAEEAEERAASKRLAFLGRSHSMGSQKDSSWKRLSNATEYRQRSSPDSDLEEDITD; encoded by the exons ATGGTACAGTCCTTTAAACCTGCACGGGAAGAGGATACGG AAAAGACAGCCATCACTTCAACATCCCAGTCAGCCTCAGCTAATTCTGCCATCGGTCATAGAAGTGGCTGTCCGATGCCTAATACGTCAGAAGGTCAAGGAGCAAACCTATCTGGGCCAGCGGAACCGTCGGAGCTGCAAAGGCCCACTGATGGGGAGGAGGAACGCGGTCTGATCAGCTCCCTTGCCCGGGACGCTGCAAGAGTCAGGAGGGCTTCGAGTGCAGAACTCCACTTGCCGTGGACCTGCCCGGTCACACACTCCCGTGAGAAGTTCTACACCGTCTGCTCAGATTATGCTCTTCTCAACCAGGCTGCCTCAGTGTACTGTCCCCCAAATGCAGCCAGGGATGTTGTCCCGAACAAGCAGGATGAGGGGCCGTCACCTGTGAAGCCCAAACACACCGCTGACTTCTGCGCTGGCCAGTCTGGAGGGGCCCATGTGGGATCAGATGGGGACTGTGACATGGTGGAAGGGTCCTCTGGCCACACTAAACCTATCTTGGCCTGGGAGATTGATACCACAGACTTCAACGCTGTGCTCACTAGAAAAATAAGAACAA GCAATGTGAAGAAATGCAGCACCAAGAAGATGAAGTCATCAGACCGACCCAGCCGGAATCTGCAGGACGTCCCTCCTCACGCCTCGCTGGACGAGATCAAAGACAGAAAAGTCCTCGACCTCAGAAGATG GTACTGCATCAGTCGGCCACAGTACAAGACTTCATGTGGAATCTCTTCCCTGGTTTCCTGCTGGAACTTCTTGTACAGCACTCTGGGTGCAGGGAG TCTACCACCCATCTCTCAGGAGGAGGCTCTGCATATTCTGGGTTTTCAGCCGCCTTTTGAGGAAATCAAGTTTGGCCCTTTCACTGGCAATGCTACACTCATGCG GTGGTTCAGACAAATCAATGACAATTTCCGGGTGCGAGGTTGCTCCTACattctgtacaaaccacatGGAAAAAACAAGACAGCAGGAGAGACGG ctgaagGAGCGTTGATGAAACTGACGCAAGGGCTGAACGACGAGTCCATGGCCTACATCTACCACTGCCAGAACCACTACTTCTGCCCGGTGGGCTTTGAAGCTACGCCACTCAAAGCAGCAAAGGCTTACAG GGGCCCTCTCCCCGCAAACGAAATGGAGCACTGGATCCTTATTGGCGAGCCCAGCAGGAAACACCCAGCTATTCACTGTAAAAA ATGGCAGGACATTGTGACGGACCTCAACACACAGAATCCAGAATACCTGGACATTCGTCACACAGAGAGGGGGATCCAGCGCCGCAAAACCAAAAAG GTGGGCGGCAACCTGCACTGCATCATGGCCTTCCAGAGGGTGAACTGGCAGAAGCTCGGCCCCTGGGCTCTGAACCTGGAGAACCTACGCCACGACTTCCACTACCACGGCACGGAGCGGGCGCACGGAAGCGTCGCTGAGGAAGCCGAGGAGAGAGCGGCATCCAAGCGCCTGGCCTTCCTGGGACGCTCGCACAGTATGGGCAGTCAGAAAGACAGCAGCTGGAAACGCCTGTCCAACGCTACAGAGTACAGACAGAGGAGCTCCCCTGACAGCGATCTCGAAGAAGACATCACGGACTGA